Genomic segment of candidate division WOR-3 bacterium:
CCTGATTTTATATTAAAATTTATGATGGGCGAAATGGCTGAGAATTTGATATTACAGAGTCAGAGAGTTGTTCCTTCTAATCTTTTAAAAGTTGGTTACAAATTTAAGTTTCAAAGAATTGAAGATGCCATAAAAGATATTTATAAATACTGAATAACTTTTTTAGCATTTTAAAGACTGAAAACCTTTAGAAAAAGAATTTTTGAAAAATTTTAAAAAGATGATAGAATTATTGAATAAAGATAGAGAAATACTTTAAAATTATTTTATAAGACCGAAAGAATTTAAAATGCCATGTTATAATTTGGAGGAAATAGAGAGAAAATATGGTGAAATAGTGGCTAAAAAGATTAAGGTTAAATAGTTTATGAAAAATATGGAGAAAAGTTAACGCGTGAAGCATTCAATATTGCAAAGAGCTGTTTTCTTATGGAAAAAGAAGCTAAAAGATAAAAATTATGATGTTTCTGCTCTTATTCCTAAATCAAGAGCACCTATAAGAAGAAGACAAAAGACTCTTTACCCTGAAGTTGTTGAATATATAAAGAAAATAAGATGGGAAATTCCGCGACTGTGAATTTTGCAAAAATAAAGGAATAAAGCCAATTTCCGCTTCTACTATTGCAAAAATAATAAGATATCTTAAAGATAGAAATGAAATTATAAATCCAAAAGCAAAAATTTCTTTTTATGCAAAAACCGGCAAAGTGGTAATAAGGGAAAAGAGGAAAAAGAAAAAATTGAGAATTTGAAGAATTACTTAAAGATCCCCAGAGTAATGCTTTTGTAGAAAGATTTAATAGACTTTTCTACGAACATTTAATTGAGTGGAATTTAAACGAGATTATTCAGCCTGATAAATTCAACTACTATTTGATGAATTACCTTCTATGGTATAATCCACAAAAACCACAAAAAAGCCTTAATAATTCTCCTCCTCTTGAATATTTTTTGAAAAATTATATAAGGGACAATTATTATTCTAATATGTATATAAATCGTACAATTAAAAATTTCAGAAAAAAATTGTAATAAAATATCTTTGAATCTGCCAACAATTTTAACTCCTTCTTACTCATTGAAAACAAAAGAAAATTTTAAAATTGAAATATTTAATATCTCCGGAAGAAAGATAAAAGAAATTAAAGTAAAAGATTCTATATTTCCATTCAAAAATTTAAAGA
This window contains:
- a CDS encoding T9SS type A sorting domain-containing protein, with product MNLPTILTPSYSLKTKENFKIEIFNISGRKIKEIKVKDSIFPFKNLKKGIYFLRIKKNELKNELKKVIIVL